From the Ensifer adhaerens genome, the window GCCGCCGACATTCCGACCTCCACGTCGCGGGGGAAAGAGACCTTCTTCGACGGCAAGGTCTTCGATCCGGAAAACCCCAAGGCCTATCTCGACAGCCTGAAGATCAAGGCGATGGCCTGACGGCCGCGCCGCCCTGCCCGCTGCTTTCCCCTCGTGGCGGGCGGGGCCTTCATTCGATCCAAACGCCCGAACCAAACGCCAGACCTGAAGACTGGCATCGAAACAGGAAGAACCCCATGACCGCCACTGCCCGCAAGGCCCAACCCGCGTCTGAGGCCAAGCCCCTGACAGAGCCTGTGACGAAGACGGCGACGGTCGTCGCGCTGCCGAAACCGATGCGCAGCACGTTCCGTCCGCAAGCCATCCTGCTCGCAGCCGCGCGTAACGTCGTGCCGCCGCTCATCGTCTTGCTGATCATCCTCGCGGTCTGGCAGATTGCCTGTTCGCATCCCGGCGCCAGCCTGCCCGCGCCGTCACAGATCTGGGCCGATAGCGCCGATCTCATCCGCTCGCCCTTCTTCAACAACGGGCCGCAAGATATCGGGCTTGCCTGGCGCGTGTTGATCTCGCTGGAGCGCGTGGCCATCGGCTTCGGGCTCGCCGCCTTTGTCGGCGTCATCTTGGGCGCCGTCGTCGGACAGTCGGTCTGGGCGATGCGCGGGCTCGATCCGATCTTCCAGGTGCTGCGCACCGTGCCGCCGCTGGCCTGGCTGCCGCTGTCGCTCGCCGCCTTCCGCGACAGCAACCCGTCCGCCATTTTCGTGATCTTCATCACCTCGATCTGGCCGGTGATCATCAACACCGCTGTCGGCGTGCGCAACATTCCGGACGATTACCGCAACATCGCCCGCGTGCTGCGGCTCAACCATCTCGAATTCTTTTTCCGCATCATGATCCCGGCCGCAGCACCCTACATCTTCACCGGGCTTCGCATCGGCGTCGGCCTCTCGTGGCTCGCCATCGTCGCCGCCGAAATGCTCACCGGCGGCGTCGGCATCGGCTTCTTCATCTGGGATGCGTGGAACTCGTCGCGCCTCTCCGACATCATCGTGGCGCTCGTCTATATCGGCGTCACCGGCTTCATCCTCGACAAGCTCGTTGCCTTTGTCGGGACCATCGTCACGCGCAGCAATTGAGGGAGGCCATCATGACGAGCTATCTGAAGATCGACCATATCGACAAGAGCTTCGAGCGCGGCGGCGTCCGCACGGACGTTCTCAAGGACGTGTCGCTGACCATCGAGAAGGGGGAATTCGTTTCCATCATCGGCCATTCCGGCTGCGGAAAATCGACATTGCTCAACCTCATCGCGGGCCTCACCCGGGTCACCTCCGGCGCGATCCTGCTCGGCAACACCGAGGTCAACGCGCCGGGCCCGGAACGCGCCGTGGTTTTCCAGAACCATTCGCTGCTGCCCTGGCTCACAGTCTACGAGAACGTCAATCTCGCTGTCTCCAAGGTCTTTGCCGGCAAGAAGAGC encodes:
- a CDS encoding nitrate/nitrite transport system permease protein — protein: MTATARKAQPASEAKPLTEPVTKTATVVALPKPMRSTFRPQAILLAAARNVVPPLIVLLIILAVWQIACSHPGASLPAPSQIWADSADLIRSPFFNNGPQDIGLAWRVLISLERVAIGFGLAAFVGVILGAVVGQSVWAMRGLDPIFQVLRTVPPLAWLPLSLAAFRDSNPSAIFVIFITSIWPVIINTAVGVRNIPDDYRNIARVLRLNHLEFFFRIMIPAAAPYIFTGLRIGVGLSWLAIVAAEMLTGGVGIGFFIWDAWNSSRLSDIIVALVYIGVTGFILDKLVAFVGTIVTRSN